From Lysinibacillus sp. SGAir0095, the proteins below share one genomic window:
- a CDS encoding prolyl oligopeptidase family serine peptidase yields MYVQDDMWKGIPLLHVYDDSMNEQTPVVIFLHGFQSAKEHNLHYAYQLVQNGVRVIMPDAYLHGVRDEQLSEVKMNIHFWEIVMKSIHEVNTIYEELKIRGFGDSKIGIAGSSMGGIVTAGCLNSYDWISTAAICMGAPGYVELANYQLEQFGKMGVKLPFDEKQKEAILNQLSEYDITKNLNRFKQRPVIFWHGHKDVTVPFKNTYHFYTQLRSHYEQSPEKLKFVESKSSGHKVPRSGVLAVTSFLSQHLA; encoded by the coding sequence ATGTATGTTCAAGATGATATGTGGAAAGGAATCCCTTTATTACATGTTTATGATGATTCAATGAATGAACAGACGCCTGTTGTAATTTTTCTTCATGGCTTTCAAAGTGCAAAGGAGCATAACTTACACTACGCTTATCAATTAGTACAAAATGGCGTTCGTGTCATAATGCCTGATGCCTATTTACACGGTGTCCGTGATGAACAGCTTTCTGAGGTTAAAATGAATATTCACTTTTGGGAGATTGTCATGAAATCCATCCATGAAGTAAATACCATATATGAGGAACTAAAGATTCGAGGATTTGGAGATTCTAAAATCGGGATAGCTGGTTCATCCATGGGCGGGATCGTTACTGCAGGATGTTTAAATTCATATGATTGGATAAGTACTGCGGCAATATGTATGGGTGCTCCGGGGTATGTTGAGTTAGCTAATTATCAGTTGGAACAATTCGGAAAAATGGGAGTTAAATTACCGTTTGATGAAAAACAAAAAGAAGCAATTTTAAATCAATTGTCAGAATATGATATAACAAAGAATCTGAACCGCTTCAAACAAAGACCAGTGATATTTTGGCATGGACATAAAGATGTGACTGTACCATTCAAAAATACATATCATTTTTATACGCAATTACGTTCACACTATGAACAATCACCTGAGAAATTAAAATTTGTTGAATCCAAAAGCTCAGGACATAAAGTACCGCGTAGTGGTGTGCTTGCAGTCACTTCGTTTCTTTCACAACATTTGGCATAA
- a CDS encoding metal-sulfur cluster assembly factor, with translation MAISEDMKESMLGALENVIDPELGIDIVNLGLVYEVDLDEEGLATVTMTLTSMGCPLGPVIVDQVNTALGELPEVKKVDVNIVWQPAWSKDMMSRYAKMALGIR, from the coding sequence ATGGCAATCAGTGAAGACATGAAAGAAAGCATGTTGGGTGCTTTAGAAAACGTAATTGATCCTGAGCTTGGTATCGATATTGTCAACTTAGGTTTAGTATATGAAGTAGATTTAGATGAAGAAGGGTTAGCGACTGTCACAATGACGCTAACATCTATGGGGTGCCCACTTGGTCCAGTTATCGTTGACCAAGTAAACACTGCCTTAGGTGAGTTACCTGAAGTTAAGAAAGTTGATGTCAATATTGTTTGGCAGCCAGCATGGTCAAAAGACATGATGTCACGGTACGCAAAAATGGCATTAGGAATCAGATAA
- a CDS encoding ABC transporter permease, with product MAKKNQKTMNTNYVNSPPTGMQVVFREFMKDRLAMFSLIAIVLVIIGIFMWAWLGIDQQQLLRVSLRDKFAAPGEKFLLGADQGGKDIIGQIIIGARNSMTIAIAITLITGVFGVAVGLICGYFGGWIDNLFMRIIDFFITIPQLMLIIVFITVVPKYTVGAFVLIMSLFLWTGTARLIRSKALSESRRDYVQASKTLGTSDFVIIVREVLPNLSSIIIVEMTLNFAGNVGIETGLSYLGFGLPLSVPSLGTLVASANNPLVLQQYWWVWLPAALFILLMMLGINYVGQALRRAADSRQRLG from the coding sequence ATGGCAAAGAAAAATCAAAAAACAATGAATACTAATTATGTAAACTCTCCTCCTACTGGAATGCAGGTAGTTTTTCGAGAGTTTATGAAAGATAGATTAGCTATGTTCTCATTAATCGCGATTGTGCTTGTGATTATAGGTATCTTTATGTGGGCATGGCTGGGTATTGATCAACAACAATTACTTCGTGTTAGCTTAAGAGATAAATTTGCAGCACCTGGCGAGAAATTTTTACTTGGAGCAGACCAAGGTGGTAAGGATATCATTGGTCAAATTATTATCGGAGCTAGAAACTCTATGACAATCGCTATTGCTATTACGCTTATCACAGGAGTATTTGGTGTAGCAGTAGGTTTAATATGCGGTTACTTTGGTGGATGGATTGATAATCTGTTTATGAGGATTATTGACTTTTTCATTACAATTCCACAATTAATGTTAATCATCGTATTTATTACAGTAGTACCAAAATATACTGTTGGAGCATTCGTTTTAATTATGAGTCTCTTCCTATGGACTGGTACGGCAAGGCTTATCCGTTCTAAGGCACTATCGGAGAGCAGACGCGATTATGTACAGGCTTCAAAAACCCTTGGTACAAGTGATTTTGTTATTATTGTCCGAGAAGTATTACCAAATTTAAGTTCAATCATAATTGTTGAAATGACATTAAACTTTGCAGGGAATGTTGGAATTGAAACAGGTTTATCTTATTTAGGGTTTGGGTTACCACTTTCAGTACCATCTCTAGGAACCCTAGTAGCTAGTGCCAATAATCCACTTGTATTGCAACAGTATTGGTGGGTTTGGTTACCTGCAGCATTATTTATTCTTTTAATGATGTTAGGAATCAACTATGTTGGTCAAGCATTAAGAAGGGCAGCAGATTCTCGTCAACGATTAGGATAA
- a CDS encoding oligopeptide ABC transporter substrate-binding protein: MKKTKWLLFAALFSLLLVLAACNDSEEGGTTTEEPADTTTEETEGTETATETSDKLFEVAVTNDGEAIEGGTLQVAMVKDEPFQGIFNWELYEDAYDSELMAWVSNSLFDVDGNFMITDEGIASLEVDQENNKATVKLREGVKWSDGEPLTVEDVILPYHIIGHKDYTGVRYDSQFQNIIGAEEYHAGTADTISGLKQIDDLTLEISFKQLSPSIFYGGDGLWTYAAPAHQIADIPVGELVEADAVRKNPVTLGPFKIDKIVPGESVSYVKNENYWEGEPKLDGVVVKVVPSSSISVAIGSGDYDIVQSFNATKMAEIKDFDNITVLGRPELYYSYVGFKVGKFDTEAGKVVTDMENSKMGNQQLRQAMGYALDIEQVSEVFYENLRERANSLIPPVFESFYDGELEGYTYDPEKAIALLEEAGYKDVDGDGLREDPNGEKLEIKLAAMASDATQEEIISFYLQNWADVGLNVTLSTGRLIEFNAFYDMVEADDPEIDIFMGAWGTGTNPSPSGLYGEVDAFNFSRYTSEELQSAVTAIDSPEAFDTEFRANQFKIFQQHIEEVATTIPMQFRYEIFPVNKRVKNYSVDYAEPTELHEIELVAEEPVAN, translated from the coding sequence ATGAAGAAAACTAAGTGGTTATTATTTGCAGCACTTTTCTCATTATTACTAGTTTTAGCAGCTTGTAATGATAGTGAGGAAGGTGGAACAACAACAGAAGAACCAGCAGACACAACAACAGAAGAAACTGAAGGAACAGAAACTGCAACTGAAACTTCAGATAAACTATTTGAAGTTGCTGTAACAAATGATGGGGAAGCAATCGAAGGGGGAACTCTTCAAGTTGCAATGGTTAAAGATGAGCCTTTCCAAGGGATTTTCAACTGGGAACTTTATGAAGATGCTTATGATTCTGAATTAATGGCATGGGTTTCTAACTCACTTTTCGATGTTGATGGAAACTTCATGATTACTGATGAAGGGATCGCATCTTTAGAGGTTGACCAAGAAAATAACAAAGCAACTGTTAAACTACGTGAAGGTGTAAAATGGTCTGACGGTGAACCGTTAACTGTTGAAGACGTAATTTTACCTTACCATATTATTGGCCACAAAGATTATACTGGTGTTCGTTACGATTCTCAATTCCAAAATATTATTGGTGCTGAAGAGTATCATGCAGGTACTGCTGATACAATTTCAGGTCTTAAACAAATTGATGATTTAACTTTAGAAATTAGCTTTAAACAATTATCTCCATCAATTTTCTATGGTGGTGACGGTCTATGGACTTACGCAGCTCCAGCTCATCAAATTGCTGATATTCCAGTAGGTGAATTAGTTGAAGCTGATGCAGTTCGTAAAAATCCTGTAACATTAGGGCCTTTCAAAATCGATAAAATCGTACCAGGTGAATCTGTATCTTACGTGAAAAACGAAAACTACTGGGAAGGTGAACCAAAACTTGACGGAGTTGTCGTGAAAGTGGTTCCATCAAGCTCAATTTCGGTAGCAATCGGTTCAGGTGATTATGATATCGTTCAAAGCTTTAATGCAACAAAAATGGCAGAAATTAAAGACTTTGACAACATTACAGTTTTAGGTCGTCCAGAGCTTTACTACTCTTACGTTGGATTCAAAGTAGGTAAATTTGATACTGAAGCAGGAAAAGTAGTAACAGATATGGAAAATTCAAAAATGGGTAACCAACAATTACGTCAAGCTATGGGTTATGCATTAGATATCGAACAAGTATCTGAAGTATTCTACGAAAACTTACGTGAGCGTGCGAATTCTTTAATTCCACCAGTATTTGAATCATTCTATGATGGTGAATTAGAAGGATACACTTATGATCCAGAAAAAGCTATTGCTTTATTAGAAGAAGCAGGCTATAAGGATGTAGACGGAGACGGATTACGTGAAGATCCAAACGGTGAAAAATTAGAAATTAAATTAGCTGCAATGGCAAGTGATGCGACTCAAGAAGAGATTATCTCATTCTACCTACAAAACTGGGCTGATGTAGGTTTAAATGTTACATTATCGACTGGCCGTTTAATCGAATTCAACGCATTCTATGATATGGTTGAAGCTGACGACCCTGAAATCGATATCTTCATGGGTGCTTGGGGAACTGGTACTAACCCATCTCCATCAGGTTTATATGGAGAGGTAGATGCATTTAACTTCAGCCGTTATACTTCAGAAGAATTACAATCTGCTGTTACAGCGATCGATTCTCCTGAAGCATTTGACACTGAATTCCGTGCGAACCAGTTCAAAATCTTCCAACAACATATCGAGGAAGTTGCAACAACAATTCCAATGCAATTCCGTTATGAGATCTTCCCAGTTAACAAACGTGTGAAAAATTACAGTGTTGACTATGCAGAACCAACAGAATTACATGAAATTGAATTAGTTGCTGAAGAACCAGTAGCTAACTAA
- a CDS encoding zinc-dependent alcohol dehydrogenase, producing the protein MKAVTFQGTKDMQVKEVADPKIEKSDDIIIRVTSTAICGSDLHIYQGALPASKDYVIGHEPMGIVEEVGPTVEKVKKGDRVVLPFNISCGHCHYCQHDMESQCDNSNPNPHVDTGGYFGFTERYGGYQGGQAELLRVPYGNFVPFVIPKSVELEDESLLFMSDVLPTAYWSVESGGVKKGDTVVVLGCGPIGLMTQKFAWMKGAKRVIAVDNLPYRLNHAKKMNNVEIINFDDHEDTGEYIAEITKGGADVVIDCVGMDGKKNPLEVVEQKLKLSGGTTSAIRIGMKAIKKFGTLQITGVYGSIYNHFPLGNLFERNITVKMGQAPVIHYMPMLFEMIKKGEIDPTEIITHKLPLNRASEAYKTFNDHEDECIKVILKP; encoded by the coding sequence ATGAAAGCTGTTACTTTCCAGGGTACTAAGGATATGCAGGTAAAAGAGGTAGCCGATCCAAAAATTGAAAAAAGTGACGATATTATTATTCGTGTGACGTCTACAGCCATATGTGGCTCTGATCTTCACATCTATCAAGGTGCACTTCCTGCATCAAAAGATTATGTAATTGGTCATGAACCAATGGGAATTGTTGAAGAAGTTGGCCCTACTGTAGAGAAAGTGAAAAAAGGAGATCGTGTAGTACTTCCATTTAATATTTCTTGTGGTCACTGCCATTATTGCCAACATGATATGGAAAGTCAATGTGACAACTCCAATCCAAATCCACATGTCGATACAGGTGGATATTTTGGATTTACTGAACGTTATGGAGGTTATCAAGGTGGACAAGCCGAATTACTACGTGTACCATATGGAAACTTTGTACCCTTTGTTATCCCGAAATCTGTAGAACTAGAAGATGAGTCGTTACTCTTTATGTCGGATGTTCTCCCAACAGCATACTGGAGTGTTGAAAGTGGAGGGGTAAAAAAGGGGGATACAGTGGTAGTATTAGGGTGTGGTCCAATCGGTTTAATGACCCAAAAATTTGCATGGATGAAAGGGGCAAAACGTGTCATTGCAGTTGATAATCTTCCTTATCGCTTAAATCATGCAAAAAAGATGAATAATGTTGAAATTATTAACTTCGATGATCACGAAGATACAGGTGAATATATTGCTGAAATCACAAAAGGCGGTGCAGATGTCGTAATCGATTGCGTAGGGATGGATGGGAAAAAGAATCCGCTTGAAGTAGTTGAGCAAAAATTAAAACTTTCAGGTGGTACAACTAGTGCAATTCGTATTGGCATGAAAGCAATTAAAAAGTTTGGAACTTTACAAATTACGGGTGTTTATGGCTCAATCTACAATCATTTCCCATTAGGTAATCTGTTTGAACGAAATATAACGGTTAAAATGGGGCAAGCTCCTGTAATTCACTACATGCCAATGTTATTCGAAATGATTAAAAAAGGTGAGATTGATCCAACTGAAATTATCACGCATAAACTTCCGCTTAATCGTGCTAGTGAAGCATATAAAACCTTTAATGACCACGAAGATGAGTGTATTAAAGTCATATTAAAGCCCTAA
- a CDS encoding ATP-dependent Clp protease ATP-binding subunit, which translates to MQFQQQDNRSPLEQFGRNLIEEVKNGKMDPVIGRDEEIRNVIRILSRKTKNNPILIGEPGVGKTAIVEGLAQRIVRKDVPEGLKNCILYELDMSALIAGASYRGQFEERLKGVLKEVKDSEGQIILFIDEIHTIVGAGKTDGAMDAGNMLKPMLARGELHCIGATTLDEYRMYIEKDPALERRFQQVVVREPSIEDTVSILRGLKERFELHHGVRIHDRAIIAAAELSNRYITERFLPDKAIDLIDEACAMIRTEIDSMPQELDIVTRRVMQLEIEEQALTKEKDEASKKRLDALRIELATLKESTDKIRKQWEEEKQALQIIQKKREQLDGYRRDLEDAESKYDLNKAAELRHGKIPELEKELSALEEALKLGSDTRILREEVTADEIASIISRWTGIPVKKLVEGEREKLLRLKDTLHERVVGQDMAVRLVTEAVWRARSGIKDPNRPIGSFIFLGPTGVGKTELAKALAAQLFDSEDHFIRIDMSEYMEKHSVSRLVGAPPGYVGYEEGGQLTEAVRRTPYSVVLLDEIEKAHPDVANILLQILDDGRITDSQGRLVNFTNTVVIMTSNIGSHYLLETNPEQQQSLEDLVMSELRAHFKPELLNRVDDIITFHALSNEHFHAIAWKYVGQLKERVAEQEIELKVREEVVDWIVEYGIDPQFGARPLKRFIQRNVETAVAKELLKGEVLPGEALQVTIEDGQLHVIKYV; encoded by the coding sequence ATGCAATTTCAACAACAAGACAATCGTAGTCCGTTAGAACAATTTGGTCGCAATTTAATTGAAGAAGTTAAGAATGGTAAGATGGATCCTGTCATTGGTCGTGATGAAGAAATTCGAAATGTCATTCGAATCCTATCAAGAAAAACAAAGAACAATCCCATTCTAATAGGCGAACCAGGTGTTGGGAAAACGGCAATCGTCGAAGGACTTGCACAACGAATTGTTCGAAAAGATGTTCCGGAAGGGTTAAAAAATTGTATTTTATATGAACTAGATATGAGTGCTCTAATAGCAGGAGCAAGCTATCGAGGGCAATTTGAAGAACGTCTTAAAGGTGTACTAAAAGAAGTAAAGGACTCGGAAGGTCAAATCATCTTATTTATCGATGAAATCCATACCATTGTTGGTGCAGGTAAAACAGATGGTGCAATGGATGCTGGAAATATGCTAAAGCCGATGCTGGCGCGTGGGGAGCTGCATTGTATCGGAGCAACTACTTTAGATGAATATCGTATGTACATTGAAAAAGATCCTGCCCTTGAACGTAGATTCCAGCAGGTAGTTGTACGCGAGCCTTCTATTGAAGACACGGTTTCAATCTTGCGTGGGTTAAAGGAGCGTTTTGAATTACACCATGGTGTCCGAATCCATGACCGCGCAATTATTGCAGCAGCAGAGCTTTCAAACCGTTATATTACGGAGCGATTCTTGCCAGATAAGGCGATCGACTTAATAGATGAGGCATGTGCGATGATTCGAACTGAAATCGACTCAATGCCGCAAGAGCTAGATATTGTAACTCGTCGTGTGATGCAGCTTGAAATTGAAGAACAAGCCTTAACAAAAGAAAAAGATGAAGCAAGCAAAAAACGCTTAGATGCTTTACGCATTGAATTAGCAACATTAAAAGAATCTACAGACAAAATACGTAAACAATGGGAAGAAGAGAAACAGGCCCTGCAAATTATTCAAAAGAAACGTGAACAATTAGATGGCTACCGTCGAGATTTAGAGGATGCAGAAAGTAAATATGATTTAAATAAAGCAGCTGAACTTCGTCATGGTAAAATTCCCGAATTAGAAAAGGAATTATCAGCTTTAGAAGAAGCGTTGAAACTGGGTTCTGACACAAGAATTCTGCGCGAAGAAGTAACTGCGGATGAAATAGCTTCAATTATTTCTAGATGGACAGGTATCCCAGTAAAGAAGCTTGTGGAGGGAGAGAGAGAAAAGCTTTTACGTCTGAAAGATACTTTACATGAACGAGTTGTTGGCCAAGATATGGCGGTAAGACTTGTAACGGAAGCGGTGTGGCGTGCACGTTCAGGCATAAAAGATCCAAATAGACCAATCGGTTCGTTTATTTTCTTGGGTCCTACTGGTGTAGGGAAGACGGAACTTGCAAAAGCATTAGCCGCACAGTTATTCGATTCAGAGGATCATTTTATCCGCATTGATATGAGTGAATATATGGAAAAGCATAGCGTATCCCGACTAGTCGGAGCTCCTCCAGGATATGTTGGATATGAAGAGGGCGGTCAATTAACAGAAGCGGTTCGACGTACTCCATATTCAGTTGTTTTGTTAGACGAAATAGAAAAAGCACATCCTGATGTTGCAAATATATTGCTTCAAATTTTAGATGACGGTCGAATTACGGACAGTCAAGGTCGTCTAGTGAATTTTACGAACACAGTTGTCATAATGACGTCCAATATAGGTTCACATTATTTGCTTGAGACTAATCCAGAACAACAACAATCATTAGAGGATTTAGTCATGTCGGAATTGCGTGCACACTTTAAACCAGAGCTGCTGAATCGTGTTGATGACATTATTACGTTCCATGCATTAAGTAACGAACATTTCCATGCTATCGCTTGGAAATATGTAGGCCAATTGAAAGAGCGTGTAGCCGAACAAGAAATCGAGTTAAAGGTTCGTGAAGAGGTAGTAGATTGGATTGTAGAATACGGTATCGATCCTCAATTTGGTGCGAGACCTTTAAAACGATTTATTCAACGGAATGT
- a CDS encoding Cof-type HAD-IIB family hydrolase, which produces MKQHLIVLDLDGTLLTDEKKISDKTKETLFKAKEAGHQVMIATGRPFRASQLYYNELLLTTPIVNFNGALVHHPKNAGWKTLHSPIDISVVHDVVDSVDKYQYENLIAEVMDDVFIHNEDNRMMDIFNMGDPRVTIGNLRGSLNEDPTSLLIHADEANVPIIRDHLASVHAELIDHRRWGAPFHIIEIVRKGLNKAVGISHIAKDLNIPRDRIIAFGDEDNDLEMLEYAGLGVAMSNGIDDLKNIANEITLSNNEDGIAKFLIERLKL; this is translated from the coding sequence ATGAAACAACATTTAATTGTGTTAGATTTAGATGGTACTTTATTAACGGATGAGAAAAAAATATCTGACAAAACAAAGGAAACTTTATTCAAAGCAAAGGAAGCAGGCCATCAAGTGATGATTGCCACTGGTCGCCCATTCCGTGCGAGCCAGCTGTATTATAATGAACTATTGCTAACTACTCCAATAGTAAACTTTAATGGTGCACTTGTTCACCACCCTAAAAATGCAGGATGGAAAACGCTCCATTCTCCAATTGATATAAGTGTCGTTCATGATGTTGTGGACTCAGTCGATAAATATCAATATGAAAATTTGATTGCAGAAGTGATGGACGATGTATTTATTCATAATGAGGATAATCGCATGATGGACATTTTTAATATGGGAGATCCTCGAGTGACAATCGGTAACTTGCGAGGTAGCTTAAACGAAGATCCTACAAGCTTACTCATTCATGCAGATGAAGCTAATGTTCCGATTATTCGTGACCACTTAGCAAGCGTACATGCGGAGTTAATCGATCATCGCCGTTGGGGTGCACCATTCCATATTATTGAAATTGTACGAAAAGGGTTAAATAAAGCAGTGGGAATTTCTCATATTGCGAAAGACTTAAATATCCCACGAGACCGCATTATTGCATTTGGTGATGAGGATAATGATTTAGAAATGCTTGAATACGCAGGTCTTGGCGTTGCCATGTCAAATGGAATTGATGATTTAAAAAATATTGCCAATGAAATTACTTTAAGTAATAACGAAGATGGCATTGCCAAATTCCTAATAGAAAGACTAAAATTGTAA
- a CDS encoding DegV family protein, with product MKIFADSGSDLPKEFFTENNVELFTLRVDLNNQEYNDILDIDPKVVYDAMREGAVPKTSQVSPEAFLNQFETLAKNDEEGIYIAFSSNLSGTYNTAVMIASQVRENYPNLKLKIIDSKCASLGHGLLVVEAVRLRDQGLSFDEITQKITYMAEHMTHLFTVENLNYLAAGGRLSKSSAFIGGLLSIKPILHVEDGKLIPLEKIRGRKKAINRIIELMAERGGEFSNKTVGISHGDDLEFAKEVQTLIEEKLQPKSFKITMIGSSIGAHAGPGTIAIFFTDKDY from the coding sequence ATGAAAATTTTTGCAGATAGCGGCAGCGATTTACCAAAAGAGTTTTTTACTGAAAATAATGTAGAACTCTTTACACTTCGAGTGGATTTAAATAATCAAGAATACAATGATATCTTGGATATTGACCCAAAGGTTGTATACGATGCAATGAGAGAAGGTGCGGTTCCAAAAACTTCTCAAGTGTCGCCTGAGGCTTTCTTAAATCAATTTGAAACCCTGGCAAAAAATGATGAAGAAGGGATTTATATCGCCTTCTCCTCAAATTTATCGGGTACATATAACACTGCGGTAATGATTGCCTCTCAGGTACGCGAAAATTACCCAAATTTAAAATTAAAAATCATTGATTCCAAGTGTGCTTCATTAGGCCATGGATTGCTAGTGGTAGAAGCTGTTCGTTTACGCGACCAAGGTCTATCATTTGATGAGATTACTCAAAAAATTACGTACATGGCAGAACACATGACTCACCTGTTTACAGTTGAGAACTTAAACTACTTAGCTGCCGGGGGAAGACTTTCAAAATCGAGTGCATTTATCGGTGGTCTTTTAAGTATTAAACCGATTCTACATGTAGAAGATGGTAAGCTTATTCCTCTCGAAAAAATTCGAGGTCGTAAAAAAGCGATTAATCGGATAATTGAACTAATGGCAGAGCGTGGTGGTGAATTCTCGAATAAAACTGTGGGAATTAGCCATGGGGATGATTTAGAGTTTGCTAAAGAAGTACAAACGTTAATCGAAGAGAAGCTGCAACCCAAATCCTTCAAAATCACAATGATCGGCTCGAGTATTGGTGCTCATGCAGGCCCTGGTACGATAGCCATCTTCTTTACAGATAAAGACTACTAA
- a CDS encoding Crp/Fnr family transcriptional regulator: MGLTDNLSMDIYQLFEEGGLLVKVEKGNHIFHEGESAGDLFLIKNGSVQISKETEHGKELTFRVCGKNSIIGESSLFGPTTFHSNTAKAIINSEIIILNKNTLEMILTEQPSLMIEYLKWIQNENLKNQSLIRDLVIHGKRGALFSTLIRLSNTYGEPINEDNNHIFINLHLTNSEVANLCSTSREMINRMLNELKKLNIITFEKGYITILDLNYLKEEIACENCPATICRID, from the coding sequence ATGGGATTAACTGATAACTTATCAATGGATATTTATCAACTATTCGAGGAAGGCGGTCTTCTGGTGAAAGTGGAAAAAGGAAATCATATTTTCCATGAGGGCGAAAGTGCTGGAGATCTATTTTTAATTAAGAATGGATCCGTTCAAATTAGTAAGGAAACTGAACACGGTAAAGAACTTACTTTTCGAGTTTGCGGAAAGAATAGTATCATTGGTGAAAGTTCATTATTTGGTCCGACAACATTCCACTCAAATACAGCAAAAGCTATTATTAACTCAGAGATAATTATCCTTAACAAAAATACTTTGGAAATGATCCTAACTGAACAGCCTTCTCTAATGATTGAATACTTAAAATGGATTCAGAATGAAAATTTAAAAAATCAAAGCTTAATTCGGGATCTAGTTATTCATGGCAAAAGAGGAGCACTCTTTTCTACTTTAATTCGTTTATCAAATACTTATGGAGAGCCGATAAATGAAGACAACAATCATATTTTTATCAATCTTCATCTAACAAACAGTGAAGTTGCCAATCTGTGCTCTACAAGTCGGGAAATGATTAATCGCATGCTAAATGAGCTGAAAAAGCTAAACATCATTACGTTTGAAAAAGGTTATATTACAATTTTAGATTTAAATTATCTAAAGGAAGAAATTGCTTGCGAAAATTGCCCCGCAACAATTTGTCGAATCGATTAA